One Myxococcaceae bacterium JPH2 DNA window includes the following coding sequences:
- a CDS encoding TolC family protein, giving the protein MSMNSIIRAFALATLSLSGSAFALQPLDAFVRAAHEGSPDNLEARATLAQQQAQADAVLGGALPGLSARGTYTRNQYATELDLKMDPNAPPVHAVITPLNQLDAAITLNVPLVDLARFQRIGAARTGATAAEHQTRATFLQVEANVTQGYYQLVANGALVDASRRALDVSRESLRLTEARFGAGTAAALDVDRAKAEVERQVQQLASAELALTLSARTLQSLTGLTPELENLASAAVQDDLHTEPSLETFVPQDAELPLLAASLSLTEAAEKQARAQRLTLLPTLSGSVTERFTNAAGFSGHGAQYQALLNLNWALDYTTFANIRVQDAAASVAKAREERTRRATHDAIHRAWSQVNANIAKSRSARAQVQASNHASELALDRYQVGATTQLDLLQAQRDAFSAEVSRIQADAELANARLQLRLAAGQDPFSTHPSPSGS; this is encoded by the coding sequence ATGAGTATGAACTCAATTATCAGGGCGTTCGCGCTCGCGACGCTGTCCTTGTCTGGGAGTGCCTTCGCGCTCCAGCCGCTGGATGCCTTCGTGCGGGCCGCGCACGAGGGCAGTCCGGACAACCTGGAGGCTCGGGCCACCCTGGCGCAGCAGCAGGCGCAGGCGGACGCGGTGCTGGGCGGCGCGCTGCCGGGGCTGTCCGCGCGCGGCACCTACACGCGCAACCAGTACGCCACGGAGCTGGACCTCAAGATGGACCCCAACGCGCCGCCGGTCCACGCGGTGATAACGCCGCTGAACCAGCTGGACGCCGCCATCACGTTGAACGTCCCGCTGGTGGACCTGGCCCGCTTCCAGCGCATCGGGGCGGCTCGCACCGGCGCCACGGCGGCCGAGCACCAGACGCGCGCCACCTTCCTCCAGGTGGAGGCCAACGTGACGCAGGGGTACTACCAGCTGGTCGCCAACGGCGCGCTGGTGGATGCCTCGCGGCGCGCGCTGGACGTGTCGCGCGAGAGCCTGCGGCTGACGGAGGCCCGCTTCGGCGCGGGCACGGCCGCCGCGCTGGACGTGGACCGGGCGAAGGCGGAGGTGGAGCGGCAGGTGCAGCAGCTCGCCTCGGCGGAGCTGGCGCTGACGCTGTCGGCGCGCACGCTCCAGTCGCTGACGGGCCTGACGCCGGAGCTGGAGAACCTGGCCTCGGCCGCCGTGCAGGATGACCTGCACACGGAGCCATCGCTGGAGACCTTCGTCCCGCAGGACGCCGAGCTGCCCCTGCTGGCCGCGTCGCTGTCCCTCACCGAGGCCGCCGAGAAGCAGGCGCGGGCCCAGCGGCTCACGCTCTTGCCCACGCTGTCCGGCAGCGTCACCGAGCGCTTCACCAACGCGGCGGGCTTCTCCGGGCACGGCGCTCAGTACCAGGCGCTCCTCAACCTGAACTGGGCGCTGGACTACACGACCTTCGCCAACATCCGCGTGCAGGACGCGGCCGCCTCGGTGGCCAAGGCGCGCGAGGAGCGCACCCGCCGCGCCACGCATGACGCCATCCACCGCGCGTGGAGCCAGGTGAACGCGAACATCGCCAAGAGCCGCTCGGCCCGCGCGCAGGTCCAGGCGAGCAACCACGCCTCGGAGCTGGCGCTGGACCGCTACCAGGTGGGTGCCACCACGCAGCTCGATTTGCTCCAGGCCCAGCGCGACGCCTTCAGCGCCGAGGTGTCCCGCATCCAGGCCGACGCGGAGCTCGCCAACGCCCGCCTGCAGCTTCGTCTGGCCGCCGGCCAGGACCCCTTCTCCACCCACCCTTCTCCCAGCGGCTCCTGA
- a CDS encoding TetR/AcrR family transcriptional regulator, whose product MARPPSIRDEDILGAAREVFLAQGVRATTAAVAERARVSEGIIFRRFKTKEGLFRAALQLELEEPLEVVELPSRVGQGTVADNLHDACVALIGFLKVRVPYMMMAWSNPGPSGLPVAIERGEHPGTKVSQAVTDYIRGEVERGRVRPMDPALFAHALIGGVMNYVMGQILRLPSAEARTRSAPVFVRQFIDLLMHGAHPPGSQAPPG is encoded by the coding sequence ATGGCGCGTCCACCCTCCATCCGTGACGAAGACATCCTCGGGGCCGCCCGTGAGGTCTTCCTCGCGCAGGGGGTGAGGGCCACCACGGCCGCGGTGGCCGAGCGGGCGCGGGTGTCCGAGGGCATCATCTTCCGCCGCTTCAAGACCAAGGAGGGCCTGTTCCGCGCCGCGCTCCAGCTGGAGCTGGAGGAGCCGCTGGAGGTGGTGGAGCTGCCGTCGCGCGTGGGCCAGGGCACGGTGGCGGACAACCTCCACGACGCCTGCGTGGCCCTCATCGGCTTCCTGAAGGTGCGGGTGCCCTACATGATGATGGCCTGGTCCAACCCCGGGCCGAGCGGCCTCCCGGTGGCCATCGAGCGGGGCGAGCACCCCGGCACCAAGGTCTCCCAGGCCGTCACCGACTACATCCGAGGCGAGGTGGAGCGCGGACGCGTGCGCCCCATGGACCCCGCCCTCTTCGCCCACGCCCTCATCGGCGGGGTGATGAACTACGTGATGGGTCAGATTCTCCGCCTCCCGAGCGCCGAGGCCCGTACGCGCAGCGCCCCCGTCTTCGTCCGCCAGTTCATCGACCTGCTGATGCATGGAGCCCACCCCCCGGGCTCCCAAGCCCCTCCAGGCTGA